The Phaeodactylum tricornutum CCAP 1055/1 chromosome 8, whole genome shotgun sequence DNA segment ACATTGTAATCCGTACTGGGCTTGTCGGGGTATTCCAGTTCCTTGGCAAGTTCCACTGGTGGCATTGGCGACTTGTCGGCGAATTCAACACTGGCCTTGACTTGTGCCAAgatttccttcttggcggCCTTGAGGTCGTCCTCGGTAAAGACGCCGTTGGCCGTGTAAGCGTCTTCAAAGGCTTTGATGGGATCCTGTGCGTTGCGCGCccacgccttttcttccttgcgaCCCCGTTCGTGTTCGGGATCGGCAGGCGAGTGGCCGTTGAAGCGGTAAGTGTGAACCTGCAGAATGGCCGGTCCTTTGCCCGCCCGAATGTAATCCACCACGGCCTTGCCGCCCTTGGCCACGTCGACTGCGTTCAGACCATCGACTAACAAACCGGGGACGCCGTAGTGCAAGCCTTGTTGGTAAACGTTGGAGTTCCTGGCGATATCGGGCGTGAATGTGTTAATGGCACGACCATTGTCGATAACAATGATGAGCAGGGGCAGGTTGTCCTTGCTGGCGGCGTTGAGCAGTTCCGCCATGCGTCCGTTCTGGGCCCCACCTTCCCCAATAAAGACGACACTGATTCGATCGTCATCCGCCGGCGGCGCGACGTTTCCCTTGACaattttttcgtcgtcgcttaGACCGAGTGCCCGATCGAGCAAGATACTCTTGGCGGCGCCGGCTGCGTAAGGCAACTGCTCGGAGACCAAGGCCCAGCCACCCTGAAAGTACTTTtccttgtcaaaaatgtgCATGGAGCCGCCGGCTCCCCGGCACGATCCGGTATCCTTCATCATTAGCTCGGCCATGATGGCCCCCGGGTCGCATCCGGAGGCTAGTGCATGCGTGTGTTCGCGGTAGTAGGAGAATTTCTTGTCCTGCGTCTTGACGGCGTAATCGACCAAACCCGGAATGGATTCTTGACCGTTGTCGAGATGCATAAATCCGCGGATCTTGCCCTGCATGTACTGCTGATTGCAGGCATTTTCGAAGCCCCGCGCCAGCATCATGGCCTTGTACAGTTTGAGCAGGGCTTCTTTGTCGCCGTCGAGGGAATTGTAGGCTTCGATTTCGGTGTCCGTGTAGCCAAAGGCGTCCTGGAGTTGTTTCGTAATTTTGTGCCACGGCAAGTCGACGGGGGGTCGCATGGGCTACCGAGAAAAGGAGAGGGGTGCGAGTGAGAAACGAGGTAAACGCCAAAAGGTGGAGACTGGTAGTCTCGAGGATTCCTTCCCATGGGGGCAGCCGTGATGTGGCACGGAGACTCGTCTCTTTCCACCAATGGTGACGTACCGCAAAGGAAGCTTCTTCGGTCGTCGTTGTATCTTCCACGGTCGTGGACATTCGAGACACTGGGAGCGCGTGGCCTGTTCGTGAATAGGTCGTCACGCCATTGGATTGGGGTCGCAAGGCGACGGGactgcaaacaaaaacaagaaaaaggctggGTGAGAGACCCTAAAACAAAGGGTATCTTGGGTGTGCCGAGAGGACTGGAAAGTCCGTTCGATTCGACTTACACAAAGGCGGAAGCCGTGGCGACGCAAAGCGCGAGAGTGGCAGTGGAGAACTTCATGACGAGAGTGGACCGAAAATGAGTAACGTTAGTAGTGTTGTATGTTTCGGACTGTGAGATACGTTAAAAGAACACCAACGAAAGGAAGGAGTGTGGCGTTGGGGTACGTTACAGTCGTTCGAGAGGAAGAATAAGACCGGTTCGACGATTGGAAGGATGCGTG contains these protein-coding regions:
- the PDH1 gene encoding precursor of dehydrogenase pyruvate dehydrogenase E1, alpha and beta subunits (Catalyzes the reaction: pyruvate + lipoamide = S-acetyldihydrolipoamide + CO2) — translated: MKFSTATLALCVATASAFVPVALRPQSNGVTTYSRTGHALPVSRMSTTVEDTTTTEEASFAPMRPPVDLPWHKITKQLQDAFGYTDTEIEAYNSLDGDKEALLKLYKAMMLARGFENACNQQYMQGKIRGFMHLDNGQESIPGLVDYAVKTQDKKFSYYREHTHALASGCDPGAIMAELMMKDTGSCRGAGGSMHIFDKEKYFQGGWALVSEQLPYAAGAAKSILLDRALGLSDDEKIVKGNVAPPADDDRISVVFIGEGGAQNGRMAELLNAASKDNLPLLIIVIDNGRAINTFTPDIARNSNVYQQGLHYGVPGLLVDGLNAVDVAKGGKAVVDYIRAGKGPAILQVHTYRFNGHSPADPEHERGRKEEKAWARNAQDPIKAFEDAYTANGVFTEDDLKAAKKEILAQVKASVEFADKSPMPPVELAKELEYPDKPSTDYNVRSGPAWADEVNQRTISSSQMETIQAHIAALQQKAKDGEISIGDAINLAIHEEMLRDPTTTIHAEDLQAGSSYDIPKLTQQTYGQIRAADEIIDEGHFIGKALGEALNGYRPIVELMNTNFGIYGMAELSSAGNTFATTGGQFDMPMTIIGAGGTAPDQALGAEHSQPFHAYVMGIPGLKIGTAASPDAAYGLTKSMIRDNGPCFLFAPVKMMKESKGKVDIGKCMPLNKAALLHEASEATVKAGKAVTVLTYLHGVKEATASIDAIREEGFDIDLIELRSLKPLDMETITTSLARTNKMAILDESTKSGGVGATISAQVSEELFDLLDAPVKRLCMDDAPVPYASSMEKAVVKRGSDLIEGVFNLCTKKF